A genome region from Arachidicoccus soli includes the following:
- a CDS encoding YegP family protein: MSKFAITKRTNGEFQFSLKDDSGKILLGSEGYTNHSACLNGVESVKKNAAIDAHIEKKDSSNGKFFFNVKASNGQVVATSHMHDTDEIRSEIIKVIKTAASATTDDQTL; encoded by the coding sequence ATGTCAAAATTTGCAATTACTAAAAGAACCAATGGCGAATTTCAATTCAGTTTGAAAGACGATAGTGGTAAAATTTTATTGGGAAGCGAAGGTTATACAAATCATTCGGCTTGCCTAAATGGTGTTGAATCTGTAAAGAAGAATGCCGCTATCGATGCTCATATCGAAAAAAAAGATTCTTCTAATGGAAAGTTTTTCTTTAATGTAAAAGCGTCTAATGGTCAAGTAGTGGCTACCAGTCACATGCACGATACTGATGAAATTCGTTCAGAAATTATAAAAGTTATAAAAACTGCAGCGTCTGCAACTACAGACGACCAAACATTATAA
- a CDS encoding cryptochrome/photolyase family protein — MQKKEVVVFWFRRDLRLEDNSALYSALQEEFPVLSLFIFDEDILNQLPNRRDKRVVFIHQSLEKIWAEFKRYNSSLLVKLGNLKDIFSQLSSDYSIKAVYTNHDYEPYAIERDLIIRNLLAEKNIAFYTYKDQVVFERSEILKSDGNPYTIFTPYSKIWKQKFQENELKIFSSEKYLYNLLNTKPFDFPSLEDIGFENISFDFPSPRIDEHTIHHYAETRNIPSIEGTSYVSLHLRFGTISVRYLVSLANKWSETWLNELIWREFFMMILFHFPKVIHHSFKQKYEFIKWRNNENEFALWCEGKTGFPIVDAGMRELNETGFMHNRVRMIVAGFLTKNLLIDWRWGEAYFAEKLLDYELSSNNGNWQWAAGCGCDAAPYFRIFNPTTQIEKFDPQFIYIKKWVPEFDTDKYPKPIVEYKSSRQLALKVYKEAVNE; from the coding sequence ATGCAAAAGAAGGAAGTCGTTGTGTTTTGGTTTCGAAGAGATTTGCGTTTAGAAGATAATTCAGCTTTATATTCTGCATTGCAGGAAGAGTTTCCTGTATTGTCACTATTTATTTTTGATGAAGATATTTTGAACCAACTTCCCAATCGGAGAGACAAACGTGTAGTTTTTATTCATCAAAGTTTAGAGAAGATTTGGGCTGAGTTTAAACGATACAATTCTTCTTTATTGGTTAAATTAGGTAACCTTAAAGATATATTTTCTCAACTAAGCAGTGATTACAGCATCAAGGCTGTGTATACCAATCACGATTATGAACCTTATGCTATTGAAAGAGATTTAATTATTAGAAATTTATTGGCGGAAAAGAATATTGCTTTTTATACTTATAAAGATCAGGTGGTTTTTGAACGTTCCGAAATCCTAAAATCTGATGGAAACCCCTACACTATTTTTACCCCTTATTCAAAGATTTGGAAACAGAAATTTCAGGAGAATGAATTGAAAATATTCTCCAGCGAAAAGTATTTATACAATTTATTGAATACAAAACCTTTTGACTTTCCATCATTAGAAGATATAGGTTTTGAAAATATTTCATTTGATTTTCCTTCACCAAGAATTGACGAGCATACAATTCATCATTATGCGGAAACGCGCAATATACCTTCGATTGAAGGAACGAGTTATGTAAGTCTACATTTGCGTTTTGGTACAATAAGTGTTCGATATTTGGTCAGCTTGGCCAATAAATGGAGCGAAACTTGGCTGAATGAACTTATTTGGAGAGAATTTTTTATGATGATTCTTTTTCATTTCCCAAAAGTGATACATCATTCTTTTAAACAGAAATATGAATTTATTAAATGGCGTAATAATGAAAATGAATTTGCACTTTGGTGTGAAGGTAAAACAGGATTTCCAATTGTTGATGCAGGAATGAGGGAGTTAAATGAAACGGGTTTTATGCACAATCGTGTCCGCATGATTGTAGCTGGTTTTCTTACTAAAAATTTATTGATTGACTGGCGCTGGGGAGAAGCATATTTCGCAGAAAAACTATTGGATTACGAATTATCTTCCAACAATGGAAACTGGCAATGGGCGGCAGGTTGTGGTTGCGATGCTGCGCCTTATTTTAGAATTTTTAATCCTACCACACAAATTGAAAAATTTGACCCTCAGTTTATTTACATTAAAAAATGGGTTCCGGAATTTGATACTGACAAATATCCGAAACCCATTGTGGAGTATAAATCTTCTAGGCAGCTTGCTTTAAAAGTTTACAAAGAAGCCGTCAATGAATAA
- a CDS encoding tryptophan-rich sensory protein, translating to MKKKLVISNAIALLVTIVVNYASNTGMLNGNTMKTVSDKYHNFFTPAGYAFSIWGLIYILLIVFVFAGISSLVKKDNNPIFEQISWWFVLTCLANCLWVFAWLYDYTGLSVILMIILLTSLVKIIFNARLELDHVPFKRIVSVWWPFCFYAGWISVALIADIAAYLTKIEWSGFGISPITWTIIMMCIAGIINLIIIQKRNMREFALVGAWALIAIAVANWTASKSIAYTGLVIAVILIINTMIHGFRNRKYFIESFKL from the coding sequence ATGAAAAAGAAATTGGTCATCTCCAATGCCATTGCATTATTGGTAACTATCGTGGTTAATTATGCTTCTAATACAGGTATGTTGAACGGGAATACCATGAAGACCGTTTCCGATAAATATCATAATTTTTTCACGCCGGCTGGTTACGCTTTCTCCATTTGGGGACTTATTTACATTTTATTAATTGTCTTTGTTTTTGCGGGAATTTCTTCCTTAGTTAAAAAAGACAATAATCCCATTTTTGAACAAATTAGTTGGTGGTTTGTTCTTACTTGTTTAGCAAATTGTCTCTGGGTTTTTGCCTGGTTATATGATTACACTGGACTTTCCGTAATCTTAATGATCATTCTATTAACCAGTTTGGTTAAAATTATATTTAACGCAAGGTTAGAATTAGATCATGTTCCATTTAAAAGAATTGTAAGTGTTTGGTGGCCATTTTGTTTTTATGCTGGTTGGATATCAGTTGCTTTAATTGCAGATATTGCTGCGTATTTGACCAAAATTGAATGGAGTGGTTTCGGGATTTCGCCTATCACTTGGACAATTATTATGATGTGTATTGCTGGCATTATTAATTTAATTATTATACAGAAAAGAAACATGCGAGAATTTGCTTTAGTTGGCGCTTGGGCACTGATAGCGATAGCTGTAGCCAATTGGACAGCTTCCAAATCGATTGCTTATACAGGTTTAGTTATTGCTGTTATTTTAATTATCAATACGATGATTCATGGTTTTAGAAATAGAAAATATTTCATTGAAAGTTTTAAGTTATAG
- a CDS encoding lycopene cyclase domain-containing protein: MKTLYLWIDFFTVIVPFIFSFHPKIKFYKTWKSFFPACLLTTLMFIIWDSIFTKMGVWHFNPDYIIGIYILDLPLEEILFFICIPFSCVFTFFCLNKFYNLSWKVRNEDIFCIVFAVFLFVVGFLFIDRAYTSVTFISTGLIILLFKYYLKMQWLGNAFTVYAILIIPFLIVNGMLTGSGIQRPVVMYNNADNMHIRALTIPVEDVIYGFELFIINLAFYKLFLKRKSK; the protein is encoded by the coding sequence ATGAAGACACTTTATTTATGGATTGATTTCTTTACAGTAATTGTCCCTTTCATATTTTCCTTTCATCCCAAGATTAAGTTTTATAAAACTTGGAAGTCTTTCTTCCCAGCGTGTTTATTGACCACTTTAATGTTTATAATTTGGGATAGTATTTTTACAAAAATGGGTGTTTGGCATTTCAACCCGGACTATATTATTGGTATTTATATCTTGGACCTTCCATTAGAAGAAATTTTATTTTTTATCTGTATTCCTTTTTCCTGTGTCTTTACTTTCTTTTGTTTGAATAAGTTTTATAACCTCTCTTGGAAAGTTAGAAATGAGGATATTTTTTGTATAGTTTTTGCAGTTTTTTTATTCGTCGTTGGCTTTTTATTTATAGATCGAGCCTACACTTCCGTTACTTTTATTAGTACAGGATTAATTATCTTACTATTTAAATACTATTTAAAAATGCAATGGTTGGGGAATGCATTTACAGTGTATGCCATTCTAATTATTCCATTTTTAATAGTTAATGGAATGTTGACGGGTAGCGGGATTCAACGGCCCGTGGTAATGTATAATAATGCAGATAATATGCATATACGCGCCCTAACCATTCCTGTAGAAGATGTAATTTATGGGTTTGAATTATTTATAATAAACCTCGCTTTTTATAAGCTATTTTTAAAGAGGAAGTCCAAATGA
- a CDS encoding sterol desaturase family protein: MKTIIIDAIALIGAFIGMEGVAWLAHKYIMHGLLWRWHRDHHKKEDDGFFEHNDFFFILFAVPGILCLLFGMFNNYNFVFWIGAGITLYGLAYFIIHDIFIHQRFKILRHSDSVYFRALRRAHKMHHKHLGKFDGECFGMLWVPFKYFKEMKNKNA, from the coding sequence ATGAAGACTATTATCATAGATGCGATTGCATTGATAGGCGCATTTATTGGAATGGAAGGTGTGGCCTGGTTGGCACACAAATATATAATGCACGGCTTATTGTGGCGTTGGCACAGAGATCATCATAAAAAGGAAGATGATGGTTTTTTTGAACATAACGACTTCTTTTTTATTCTCTTTGCGGTGCCTGGAATTTTGTGTTTATTATTCGGTATGTTCAATAATTATAATTTTGTATTCTGGATTGGCGCAGGTATTACTTTGTATGGATTAGCTTATTTTATCATTCACGATATTTTTATTCATCAGCGGTTTAAAATCCTGAGACATAGTGATAGTGTTTATTTTAGAGCATTACGAAGAGCACATAAAATGCATCACAAACATTTAGGGAAATTCGATGGCGAATGTTTTGGAATGCTTTGGGTGCCATTTAAATATTTCAAAGAAATGAAAAATAAAAATGCCTAA
- a CDS encoding SRPBCC family protein, whose translation MKIYTLNKEQFLPISLDKAWHFFSSAGNLSKITPPEMQFKVLTKFEQDDIFEGMHIDYIVRPLFNIPLRWKTEILKVDKPNSFIDKQLNGPYKLWEHTHIFIEKENGVLMKDQLKYSLPFGIIGRLGHAILVREKIEKIFEFRKLALNKIFK comes from the coding sequence ATGAAAATATATACTTTAAATAAAGAGCAGTTTTTACCTATATCTTTGGATAAGGCATGGCATTTCTTCTCGTCTGCCGGAAATCTTAGTAAGATTACGCCACCAGAAATGCAGTTCAAAGTATTGACAAAATTTGAGCAAGATGATATTTTTGAAGGCATGCATATTGATTATATTGTAAGACCCCTGTTTAATATTCCGCTTCGTTGGAAAACGGAAATATTGAAAGTTGATAAGCCAAATTCTTTTATAGATAAACAATTAAATGGGCCTTATAAACTTTGGGAACATACACATATTTTTATTGAAAAAGAAAATGGTGTGCTCATGAAAGATCAATTAAAATATAGTTTACCTTTTGGAATTATAGGTCGTTTGGGACATGCTATTTTGGTAAGAGAAAAGATAGAAAAAATATTTGAATTTAGAAAATTGGCATTAAATAAAATTTTTAAGTAA
- the idi gene encoding isopentenyl-diphosphate Delta-isomerase has product MNEMLILVDNADNALGFSDKMSVHREGILHRAFSVFIFNSKGELLLQKRAEDKYHSGGLWTNTVCSHPRKDEDTSAAVKRRLYEEMGLMCTTKFQFSFIYKEAFENGLTEHELDHVYFGISDAIPIPNPEEVCAWRYVNLKELSKDIHKNPHQYSAWLRICLPRVKKLF; this is encoded by the coding sequence GCATTGGGGTTCTCCGATAAAATGTCTGTACATCGAGAAGGTATACTTCATCGTGCTTTTTCTGTATTTATTTTTAATTCAAAAGGTGAATTATTATTACAAAAGAGAGCGGAAGATAAATATCATTCTGGTGGATTATGGACAAATACTGTTTGCAGTCATCCACGAAAGGATGAAGATACATCTGCAGCTGTAAAAAGGCGACTGTATGAAGAAATGGGATTAATGTGCACGACTAAATTTCAGTTTAGTTTTATTTACAAAGAAGCATTTGAGAACGGCCTTACTGAACACGAATTGGACCATGTATATTTTGGAATAAGTGATGCCATACCTATTCCAAACCCTGAAGAAGTATGTGCATGGAGATATGTGAATTTGAAAGAATTATCGAAAGATATTCATAAAAATCCGCATCAATATTCTGCTTGGTTGCGTATTTGTTTGCCGCGAGTGAAAAAATTATTTTAA